From the Eremothecium cymbalariae DBVPG#7215 chromosome 6, complete sequence genome, one window contains:
- the WSC4 gene encoding Wsc4p (similar to Ashbya gossypii AFR191C) produces MLWAFKGIVGLCLCVVQLFTFAHGALNYCSSSNTASSGSTYHDFQSNGWCADHCRFKYKWAIISGYDCWCSNNTPNSAVDLSRCDLPCAGINTESCGSAEEGLYGYIYLGAGTIPDIPLVSSADISTISQSSSQSSGTSEGMISTSVSPATSSTGSSSPLAVQSATSTSTSTSTSTSTSTSTSTTFTEKTSSGLEGIIKTIETTAVIMSTQLTTETVSASPTSSTILNSSPSLSASTSSSISSLSSASSISSTSSTSSTSSTSSTSSTSSTSSTSSTSSTSSTSSTSSTSSTSTASSISSSSTSSFSPTAQVSSTASTQEASSSLSDSRMAISNTPASTTSYQEITSVIYSLYTITQTAATGGIQTKVMTSLATITATSITYISTAGSTSTTTSSILNKTTRSGFWNSPEKILGVFVPIALFILLLIFIIVWMMARRRRKQHANDQFQQFQSDVSSTRSMLVRHEGAGFVYADEKGIESSPGTGTNTGRNSSVVASSTTVLPGSATVGSTSLPASRDSKVDAVVFDQRLDPSNVMSQWENGGSRVSLADDVDYTRKVLRVINE; encoded by the coding sequence atgcTGTGGGCTTTCAAAGGCATTGTTGGGCTATGTCTATGTGTGGTGCAACTGTTCACGTTTGCACATGGCGCTTTAAATTATTGTTCATCTTCGAATACAGCATCTTCAGGTTCAACTTATCATGATTTCCAATCTAATGGGTGGTGTGCTGACCACTGTAGGTTCAAATATAAGTGGGCTATCATCAGTGGATACGATTGTTGGTGCTCCAATAACACACCGAACAGTGCAGTGGACCTGAGCCGATGTGATTTACCCTGTGCAGGAATTAATACTGAAAGCTGTGGGAGTGCTGAGGAGGGTTTATATGGGTACATATATCTAGGGGCTGGAACCATACCAGATATACCATTAGTTTCATCAGCAGATATATCCACCATATCCCAAAGCAGCAGCCAAAGCTCCGGTACATCCGAAGGCATGATAAGTACAAGTGTTTCACCCGCTACCTCATCGACTGGCAGTTCTTCACCTCTCGCGGTTCAGAGCGccaccagcaccagcaccagcaccagcaccagcaccagcaccagcaccagcaccagcaccaccTTCACAGAAAAAACAAGCAGCGGCCTCGAAGGCATCATTAAAACGATTGAAACTACTGCAGTCATCATGAGTACTCAACTGACCACGGAAACCGTATCAGCTTCACCTACTTCATCTACTATATTGAACTCATCACCTTCCCTTAGTgcttcaacttcatcaagcatatcatctttatcaaGTGCATCGAGTATATCAAGTACATCAAGTACATCAAGTACATCAAGTACATCAAGTACATCAAGTACATCAAGTACATCAAGTACATCAAGTACATCAAGTACATCAAGTACATCAAGTACATCAAGTACATCAAGTACATCGACTGCATCATCTatatcttcctcttcaacCTCATCATTTTCACCAACCGCACAGGTATCATCAACCGCATCAACTCAAGAAGCCTCTTCCTCCTTGTCAGACAGTAGAATGGCCATCTCCAACACTCCTGCATCCACCACTAGTTACCAGGAGATCACCTCGGTCATCTACTCGCTCTACACAATCACACAAACAGCCGCTACAGGAGGTATACAAACAAAAGTAATGACATCTTTGGCCACAATCACTGCTACATCAATCACCTACATTTCCACAGCGGGCTCCACCAGCACAACAACCTCCTCCATACTCAATAAAACTACTCGTTCCGGGTTTTGGAACTCACCAGAAAAGATACTGGGCGTATTCGTACCAATCGCCCTGTTTATACTGCTATTAATTTTCATAATCGTCTGGATGATGGCACGGCGCAGGAGAAAGCAGCATGCAAACGACCAGTTTCAACAGTTCCAGAGCGACGTCTCATCCACCCGAAGTATGCTAGTACGCCATGAGGGAGCCGGCTTCGTTTACGCAGATGAGAAGGGCATCGAATCTTCCCCAGGTACTGGTACAAACACTGGACGCAACTCGTCCGTCGTAGCTAGCTCTACAACCGTCCTCCCAGGCTCCGCAACTGTTGGCTCGACTTCCTTACCTGCTAGCAGAGACTCTAAGGTCGACGCCGTGGTCTTCGACCAGCGCCTCGACCCTTCAAACGTCATGTCACAATGGGAAAATGGTGGTAGCAGAGTCTCCTTGGCAGACGACGTCGACTACACAAGAAAGGTCCTGCGCGTCATCAACGAATAA